A window of the Astyanax mexicanus isolate ESR-SI-001 chromosome 22, AstMex3_surface, whole genome shotgun sequence genome harbors these coding sequences:
- the zgc:153044 gene encoding dual specificity protein phosphatase 18 isoform X1 — MWNIFQSPWKRNGDAAAAEAAVAAEAVVFTKNERAASSPAVFIGPAPIQSCAGWIQELPAGNTMSVSGARLAGLAQVTDYLYISNGRAAKDSTVITRLNITCIINATQDNGNPCLPSVEYVWVPVTDSPETQLEEHFDTVADRIDEVRAQCGRVLVHCCAGVSRSATLCLAFLVKHCGMSLIEAHGLVKSRRPIVRPNSGFWKQLIDYEVKLRGTSSVMMVSSPLGLIPDLYEKETRGLIPL, encoded by the exons ATGTGGAATATATTTCAGTCTCCTTGGAAACGGAAtggagatgctgctgctgctgaagctgctgttgctgctgaagCTGTAGTTTTTACCAAAAACGAACGAGCTGCATCCAGCCCTGCAGTATTTATAGGTCCGGCCCCAATCCAGAGCTGTGCTGGATGGATACAG GAACTCCCTGCTGGAAACACTATGTCAGTATCTGGAGCTCGACTGGCTGGACTGGCTCAGGTAACTGACTACCTCTACATCAGCAATGGTAGAGCAGCCAAGGACAGCACAGTTATAACCCGCCTCAACATCACCTGCATTATAAACGCCACACAGGACAATGGTAATCCTTGCCTTCCCTCTGTTGAGTATGTTTGGGTGCCTGTCACAGACTCTCCTGAAACCCAGCTTGAAGAACATTTTGATACGGTGGCGGACAGGATTGATGAAGTCAGAGCACAGTGTGGTCGAGTTTTAGTGCACTGTTGTGCTGGAGTGAGCCGCTCAGCCACTCTGTGCCTGGCCTTCCTCGTGAAGCACTGTGGCATGTCTCTAATAGAGGCACATGGACTTGTGAAGTCAAGAAGACCCATCGTTCGACCCAACAGTGGTTTCTGGAAACAGCTGATTGACTATGAGGTGAAGTTGAGAGGAACAAGCTCTGTGATGATGGTATCGTCACCTCTGGGGCTGATTCCAGACTTGTATGAGAAGGAAACTAGAGGTTTAATTCCACTTTGA
- the zgc:153044 gene encoding dual specificity protein phosphatase 18 isoform X2, which translates to MSVSGARLAGLAQVTDYLYISNGRAAKDSTVITRLNITCIINATQDNGNPCLPSVEYVWVPVTDSPETQLEEHFDTVADRIDEVRAQCGRVLVHCCAGVSRSATLCLAFLVKHCGMSLIEAHGLVKSRRPIVRPNSGFWKQLIDYEVKLRGTSSVMMVSSPLGLIPDLYEKETRGLIPL; encoded by the coding sequence ATGTCAGTATCTGGAGCTCGACTGGCTGGACTGGCTCAGGTAACTGACTACCTCTACATCAGCAATGGTAGAGCAGCCAAGGACAGCACAGTTATAACCCGCCTCAACATCACCTGCATTATAAACGCCACACAGGACAATGGTAATCCTTGCCTTCCCTCTGTTGAGTATGTTTGGGTGCCTGTCACAGACTCTCCTGAAACCCAGCTTGAAGAACATTTTGATACGGTGGCGGACAGGATTGATGAAGTCAGAGCACAGTGTGGTCGAGTTTTAGTGCACTGTTGTGCTGGAGTGAGCCGCTCAGCCACTCTGTGCCTGGCCTTCCTCGTGAAGCACTGTGGCATGTCTCTAATAGAGGCACATGGACTTGTGAAGTCAAGAAGACCCATCGTTCGACCCAACAGTGGTTTCTGGAAACAGCTGATTGACTATGAGGTGAAGTTGAGAGGAACAAGCTCTGTGATGATGGTATCGTCACCTCTGGGGCTGATTCCAGACTTGTATGAGAAGGAAACTAGAGGTTTAATTCCACTTTGA